From a single Eleginops maclovinus isolate JMC-PN-2008 ecotype Puerto Natales chromosome 20, JC_Emac_rtc_rv5, whole genome shotgun sequence genomic region:
- the cntn3b gene encoding contactin-3 — MMFPWKQIVLLSITGCLAACTEDVIFQGPRWRTEPSDLILPIDSPDQQATITCEAEGSPPPQYRWSLNGTLIDLGNDYRRHMSGGSLIISKLDKDQDIGVYQCTAFNTWGSILSRRASLQFAYLDNFKTQTVRSAVNVREGQGVVLLCGPPTYSGELTFAWIFNEYPYFVQQDNRRFISQETGSLYIAKVETSDVGNYTCVVNNTVSREKVLSSPTPLVLRSDGVMGEYEPKIEVHFPDSVPAAKESLVKLECFALGNPVPEISWRRTSGIPFPSKVKMKNSNAVLEIPNFQQEDAGTYECMAENRRGKNAARGRISFHAKPHWLQTMTDTALSIEENLFWECKANGKPKPSYSWLKNGEQVMAEGQVQIENGALSIAALNLSNSGMYQCVAENKHGIIYSGAQLMVLASPPSFSKSPLRALLKARSGSEVTLECKPEASPPAISLWKKGNEILQRSERITLLPNGTLKIANVTRRDAAIYTCMAKNQFGTASTSGRLLITEPTRITMRPTNMEIIVGESIVLPCQIACDPALDVSFSWAFNGQLIDFQRDSDHFERVGGSISGDLMVRNIQLNHGGKYVCVIDTDVESLSTSAILVVKGPPGPPDRVSVEEITDSTAQLSWTPGRDNGSPITGYIIQARTPFTVGWQVVDTVPEVVNGNMLTATVAGLNAWVEYEFRVVARNTVGLGEPSPSSAKTRTEDTLPDTAPTDVGGGGGTKSELVITWEPVPEELQNGEGFGYIIAFRPVGTDTWTRAVISTPGVSRYDFRNDTIPAFSPFDVKVGAFNNRGEGPFSSIATVFSAEEVPCVAPMRVRTRSVSAVQIEVIWEALPAISERVLGYEVMYWEDDTKPDTIGKVRISGNYTLVNITGLKANTVYYLCVAAFNTGGPGPQSASINTTTKKPPPDRAPLNIQWTMIGSTLTMHWDPVVALETESKVTGYLVLLKRHHNNDISAISTNKTTVELSLSANDNYLIQIKAMSEGGEGVGSEPIHIHKLSMGARGSRATRLSPLYVSAVLIGALLCSAW; from the exons ATGGTCACTAAACGGAACACTCATTGATCTGGGGAATGACTACCGGCGTCACATGTCTGGGGGCAGCCTGATCATTAGCAAGCTGGACAAGGACCAAGACATCGGGGTATACCAGTGCACAGCCTTCAACACGTGGGGGTCCATCCTCAGTCGCAGAGCCAGCCTGCAATTTGCAT ATCTTGATAACTTCAAAACTCAAACAGTGAGGAGCGCTGTGAACGTCCGCGAGGGCCAAGGAGTGGTTCTGTTATGTGGACCTCCTACATATTCTGGAG AGCTGACATTTGCATGGATCTTCAATGAATACCCGTACTTTGTCCAGCAAGACAACAGGCGATTCATTTCTCAAGAGACCGGGAGTCTGTACATCGCTAAAGTGGAGACCTCGGATGTTGGCAACTACACCTGTGTGGTTAACAACACCGTCTCAAGGGAGAAGGTGCTCAGCTCTCCAACACCACTGGTCCTCAGAAGTGACG GAGTAATGGGGGAATATGAACCCAAAATAGAAGTTCATTTCCCTGATTCGGTTCCAGCTGCGAAGGAATCGTTGGTGAAACTAGAATGCTTCGCTCTGGGAAA CCCTGTCCCTGAAATAAGCTGGAGGAGAACCAGCGGCATCCCGTTCCCCAGCAAAGTGAAAATGAAGAATTCAAACGCCGTCCTTGAAATCCCCAATTTCCAGCAGGAAGATGCTGGGACATACGAATGTATGGCAGAGAATCGGCGAGGCAAAAACGCTGCACGGGGTCGTATCTCATTCCATG CTAAACCTCACTGGCTCCAGACAATGACGGACACGGCTCTGTCCATCGAAGAAAACCTCTTTTGGGAGTGCAAGGCCAATGGAAAGCCCAAACCGTCCTACAGCTGGCTGAAGAATGGGGAGCAAGTGATGGCTGAG GGCCAGGTACAAATCGAAAACGGGGCCCTCTCCATAGCCGCGTTAAACCTGTCCAATTCAGGGATGTATCAGTGTGtggctgaaaacaaacatggcatTATTTATTCCGGTGCCCAACTAATGGTGTTAG CTTCACCTCCCAGTTTCTCCAAAAGTCCATTAAGGGCCCTTCTAAAAGCCCGTTCAGGAAGCGAAGTCACTCTCGAATGCAAGCCCGAGGCTTCGCCCCCAGCAATTAGCCTGTGGAAGAAAGGGAATGAGATCCTGCAGAGAAGCGAAAG GATTACTTTGCTTCCCAACGGGACTTTGAAAATCGCCAATGTTACCAGACGGGATGCAGCCATCTACACTTGCATGGCTAAGAATCAGTTTGGGACAGCAAGCACGAGTGGGAGGCTGCTCATCACCG AGCCCACCAGGATCACCATGAGGCCCACTAACATGGAGATTATTGTTGGCGAGAGCATCGTGTTACCCTGCCAGATTGCCTGCGATCCAGCTCTGGATGTTTCCTTCTCGTGGGCATTTAACGGCCAGCTCATCGACTTCCAGCGAGACAGCGATCATTTCGAAAGAGTGGGCGGG AGTATATCAGGGGATCTAATGGTTCGTAACATCCAGCTGAACCACGGAGGAAAATATGTCTGTGTTATTGACACTGATGTGGAGAGCCTGTCCACTTCTGCCATCTTAGTTGTGAAAG GTCCGCCAGGTCCTCCAGACAGGGTGTCGGTGGAGGAGATCACAGACAGCACTGCCCAGCTTTCCTGGACTCCCGGAAGGGACAATGGCAGCCCCATCACCGGCTACATCATCCAGGCCAGGACTCCTTTTACTGTGGGCTGGCAGGTTGTTGACACAG TGCCGGAGGTGGTCAACGGTAACATGCTGACAGCCACGGTGGCGGGTCTGAACGCCTGGGTGGAGTACGAGTTCAGGGTGGTGGCCCGCAATACCGTGGGCCTCGGAGAGCCAAGTCCATCCTCGGCCAAGACCAGGACAGAGGATACCC TTCCTGATACAGCTCCCACTGATGTCGGAGGTGGAGGCGGCACAAAGTCTGAATTAGTGATAACATGGGAG CCTGTTCCCGAGGAACTGCAGAACGGAGAGGGCTTTGGGTACATCATCGCCTTCAGACCCGTTGGCACAGACACGTGGACCCGGGCGGTTATCTCCACACCCGGCGTGTCTCGTTACGACTTCCGCAACGACACCATCCCAGCCTTCTCGCCATTTGACGTGAAAGTGGGGGCGTTCAACAACCGAGGGGAGGGGCCCTTCAGCTCTATCGCCACTGTGTTCTCGGCAGAGGAAG TCCCCTGTGTGGCTCCTATGAGGGTTAGGACTCGGAGTGTGTCTGCGGTGCAAATTGAAGTGATCTGGGAAGCTCTTCCTGCTATATCGGAAAGAGTGCTCGGATATGAG GTCATGTACTGGGAAGACGACACCAAGCCAGACACCATTGGCAAAGTGCGCATATCTGGAAACTACACACTGGTTAACATTACGGGGCTGAAAGCAAACACAGTGTACTACCTCTGTGTGGCCGCATTCAATACGGGCGGCCCCGGGCCACAGTCTGCGTCCATCAACACCACCACAAAGAAACCAC CTCCAGATCGGGCTCCTCTCAACATACAATGGACCATGATTGGCTCCACCCTCACGATGCACTGGGATCCTGTAGTTGCTTTGGAGACAGAGTCAAAGGTCACTGGATACTTG GTCCTGCTGAAAAGACACCACAACAATGACATCAGCGCCATCTCCACCAACAAGACCACCGTGGAGCTAAGCCTCTCTGCTAACGACAACTATCTCATTCAGATCAAGGCCATGAGTGAGGGCGGTGAAGGTGTGGGCAGTGAACCCATCCACATCCATAAATTAA GCATGGGAGCGCGAGGCTCAAGAGCGACTCGCCTCAGCCCATTGTACGTCTCTGCAGTCCTCATCGGCGCACTGCTCTGCTCCGCCTGGTGA